A single Kryptolebias marmoratus isolate JLee-2015 linkage group LG16, ASM164957v2, whole genome shotgun sequence DNA region contains:
- the mlf2 gene encoding myeloid leukemia factor 2, producing the protein MFRFLNDADDDPFMMDPFAAHRHQMRSMFGPFGMDPFALAPQIQPHRPARRQTAVAGPLAPFGMMGMGGGFMDMFGMMGEMMGNMERMTGTPNCQTFSSSTVISYSSSDSGAPKVYQQTSETRTGPGGIRETRQSMRDSESGFERLAIGHHIRDRAHIMERSRNRRTGDREERQDFINLDESEAAAFDEEWRREAGRYVPPNARGLDYGQDLHGGGQQLALPAPPSSTPPHRHESPRHRQPQTRPRYDW; encoded by the exons ATGTTTCGCTTCTTGAATGACGCCGACGACGACCCCTTCATGAT GGACCCGTTTGCTGCTCACCGGCACCAAATGAGGAGTATGTTTGGACCATTCGGCATGGACCCTTTTGCTCTTGCACCCCAGATACAGCCGCATCGACCAGCACGCAGACAGACAGCTGTG gcTGGCCCACTTGCTCCCTTTGGGATGATGGGAATG ggCGGAGGTTTTATGGACATGTTTGGCATGATGGGAGAAATGATGGGAAACATG GAAAGAATGACTGGAACACCAAACTGCCAAACATTTTCGTCTTCAACAGTGATCTCCTATTCGTCTTCAGACTCGGGGGCTCCTAAAGTTTATCAGCAGACAAGTGAAACAAGAACAGGGCCTGGAGGG ATCCGCGAGACGCGGCAGTCAATGAGGGACAGTGAGAGCGGCTTTGAGCGTCTCGCCATCGGCCACCACATTCGCGATCGGGCACATATTATGGAGCGTTCACGAAATCGCCGCACCGGAGATCGAGAGGAACGACAAGACTTCATCAACCTGGATGAGA GCGAGGCTGCAGCGTTCGACGAGGAGTGGAGGAGGGAGGCGGGAAGATACGTTCCCCCAAACGCCCGTGGGCTGGATTACGGCCAAGATCTACACGGAGGAGGACAGCAACTGGCCCTCCCCGCTCCACCCAGCTCAACACCCCCTCATCGACACGAGTCCCCCAGGCACCGTCAGCCCCAAACCCGTCCACGTTACGACTGGTGA
- the LOC108235420 gene encoding gamma-enolase — protein sequence MSIVNIVAREILDSRGNPTVEVDLHTSKGLFRAAVPSGASTGIYEALELRDGDKTRYKGKGVTKAVAHINDTLGPALIESGISVLEQDKLDNMMIEMDGTDNKSKFGANSILGVSLAICKAGAEEKGVPLYRHIADLAGNGDLVLPVPAFNVINGGSHAGNRLAMQEFMVLPVGAESFRDALRVGAELYQTLRSVIKEKYGQDATNVGDEGGFAPNIQENSEALELIKTAIEKAGFTDKVVIGMDVAASEFFSEGKYDLDFKSPPNAARNISAEELAGIYQGFINNYPVVSIEDPFDQDDWPAWSQFTASVGIQVVGDDLTVTNPRRIQRAVEDKACNCLLLKVNQIGSVTEAIKACKLAQENGWGVMVSHRSGETEDTFIADLVVGLCTGQIKTGAPCRSERLAKYNQLMRIEEELGDQARFAGHNFRNPSAL from the exons ATGTCCATAGTGAATATTGTTGCCAGGGAGATCCTGGACTCCAGGGGAAACCCCACTGTGGAAGTAGATCTGCATACATCCAAag GTCTGTTCAGGGCAGCGGTGCCCAGTGGAGCATCAACGGGCATCTATGAGGCTCTGGAGCTCCGAGATGGAGATAAGACTCGCTACAAGGGCAAAG GTGTGACCAAGGCCGTCGCTCACATTAATGACACTCTCGGCCCAGCTCTCATCGAATCT GGAAtcagtgtgttggagcaggacaAGCTGGACAACATGATGATCGAAATGGACGGCACCGACAACAAAT CCAAGTTTGGGGCCAATTCTATTCTCGGAGTGTCGCTGGCGATATGCAAAGCCGGAGCGGAGGAGAAAGGCGTCCCTTTGTACCGCCACATCGCTGACCTGGCAGGAAACGGAGATCTGGTTCTTCCAGTTCCA GCTTTTAATGTAATCAATGGGGGCTCTCACGCTGGGAACAGGCTGGCCATGCAGGAATTCATGGTCCTCCCTGTGGGCGCAGAGTCCTTCCGTGATGCTCTGCGTGTCGGGGCGGAGCTCTACCAAACACTGAGAAGCGTCATAAAGGAGAAATATGGCCAGGATGCAACAAATGTGGGAGATGAAGGAGGGTTTGCTCCTAATATACAAGAAAACAGTGAAG CCTTGGAGCTGATAAAGACAGCCATAGAGAAGGCGGGCTTCACAGATAAGGTGGTGATTGGGATGGACGTTGCCGCCTCCGAGTTTTTCAGCGAGGGCAAGTACGACCTGGACTTCAAGTCTCCGCCCAATGCTGCCCGCAACATCAGCGCCGAGGAGCTGGCCGGCATCTATCAGGGCTTCATTAACAACTACCCAG TCGTGTCCATTGAAGATCCCTTTGACCAGGACGACTGGCCTGCATGGTCGCAGTTCACAGCCTCAGTGGGCATCCAG GTGGTTGGAGACGATCTGACCGTGACAAACCCGCGCAGGATTCAACGAGCCGTGGAGGACAAGGCCTGCAACTGTCTGCTGCTCAAAGTCAACCAGATCGGATCTGTGACTGAGGCTATCAAGGC GTGTAAGCTGGCCCAGGAGAATGGCTGGGGGGTGATGGTGAGCCACCGCTCAGGTGAAACGGAGGATACGTTTATAGCTGACCTGGTGGTTGGTCTTTGCACCGGACAG ATCAAAACTGGAGCTCCGTGTCGATCAGAGCGTCTGGCCAAATACAATCAGCTCATGAG GATTGAGGAAGAGTTAGGAGACCAGGCCCGCTTCGCTGGGCACAACTTCCGCAACCCCAGCGCCCTTTGA
- the LOC108235454 gene encoding cell division control protein 42 homolog: MQTVKCVLVGDMEARKTELLMSYATQFPSEYVPTVFDNYAVTVMIGGEPYALGLFDTAGQDDYDRLRPLSYPQTDVFLVCFSVVSPKLFENVKGKWVPEISHHCPDTPFLLVGTQTDLREDNDTVEKLAKSKQSPVKPESGKKLARELGAVKYVECSALTKQGVKNVFDEAILAALGHPETKTKKKCVPL; this comes from the exons ATGCAGACTGTAAAATGTGTGCTGGTAGGAGATATGGAGGCTAGAAAGACTGAATTACTGATGTCCTACGCGACCCAGTTCCCTTCAGAATATGTTCCCACA GTCTTTGACAATTATGCAGTGACTGTGATGATCGGAGGAGAGCCCTATGCACTCGGTCTCTTTGACACAGCAG GGCAAGATGATTACGACAGGCTGCGTCCTCTCAGTTACCCGCAAACAGACGTCTTCCTCgtgtgtttctctgttgtttctcctaaattgtttgaaaatgtcaaaggGAAG tgGGTTCCTGAGATTTCTCATCACTGTCCAGACACTCCTTTCCTTTTAGTGGGCACCCAGACAGACCTACGGGAAGACAACGACACTGTTGAAAAGCTGGCGAAGAGCAAACAGAGCCCCGTTAAGCCTGAAAGTGGCAAGAAGCTGGCACGTGAGCTCGGAGCTGTCAAATACGTGGAGTGCTCTGCCCTCACAAAG CAAGGAGTTAAGAACGTGTTTGATGAAGCCATACTGGCAGCCCTGGGACATCCTGAgaccaaaactaagaaaaaatgTGTTCCCCTGTAG